Proteins co-encoded in one bacterium genomic window:
- a CDS encoding ATP-dependent RecD-like DNA helicase, with protein MTPDSTPGLFPITDAAAPANGETLSGTVSRVIFENEDSGFAVLAIRRDNAPDDAVTAGPLAGIAAGERIEVSGAWEQTRRGRQFTARSFRFRLPETALGVRKYLASGVIKGVGVKTAQGLVDHFGVDTIHILDHEPHRLAEARGVTAKRAKAIADAWKTRRRYGEIVVFLQSVGLAPNIARLVIGEFGDRAAEVIRQKPYELALTVKGIGFATADRIAQALSVGRDAPERLAAGVVHTLRETIDEGHAGYPWPRLLERAARLLETPPDRVESVREMLVERGLVVIEPATGERPAFAFAPSLRDAEVDAVRGLCALESAPSRLRAFDRDRAIAWLAKQGYDLTKRQADAVVAACTQKVLVITGGPGTGKTTIVRAILDVLDVLKGEGVLAAPTGRAAKRLSETSGRPAATIHRLFQLRPGARVKAGARVDVDVLVIDEVSMLDLPMLATITASIAPHTHLVLVGDADQLASVGPGNVLADLVRCERFPVVRLTEVFRQKEQSLIIENALGILEGRMPRLVDDPNADFHFLERGSPESALATIVKVVAERLPKSFGLDPFRDILVLAPMHRGAAGVSRLNEELQRALNPVGPSIERGPYTFRVRDRVMQTANDYDREIFNGDIGQIASVDPQGESVKVDFDGRIVPVSRAQLGDLVLAYAVSVHKSQGSEYPAVVISLSMQHVIMLNRQIVYTAVTRARDRVVVVGSSRAIETALRGRRGGDRFGLFAGRMRAAGVVPLAPSP; from the coding sequence ATGACGCCTGATTCGACGCCGGGTCTCTTTCCGATCACGGACGCCGCGGCGCCCGCAAACGGCGAAACCCTCTCCGGCACGGTTTCCAGGGTCATTTTCGAAAACGAGGATTCCGGATTCGCCGTTCTCGCCATCAGGCGCGACAACGCGCCGGATGACGCCGTCACGGCCGGTCCGCTCGCGGGGATCGCCGCGGGCGAGCGTATCGAGGTCAGCGGCGCGTGGGAGCAAACCAGGCGCGGGCGCCAGTTCACCGCGCGCTCCTTTCGATTCCGCCTTCCCGAAACCGCGCTTGGCGTGCGCAAATATCTCGCCTCCGGCGTCATCAAGGGCGTCGGCGTCAAGACGGCCCAGGGTCTTGTCGACCATTTTGGCGTCGATACGATCCACATCCTCGATCACGAGCCGCATCGCCTCGCCGAGGCCCGGGGCGTCACCGCCAAGCGCGCGAAAGCCATCGCCGACGCCTGGAAGACGCGCCGGCGTTATGGCGAGATCGTCGTCTTCCTGCAGAGCGTCGGCCTTGCGCCCAACATCGCGCGGCTTGTCATCGGCGAGTTCGGCGATCGGGCGGCCGAGGTGATCCGGCAAAAACCCTACGAACTGGCCCTGACCGTCAAGGGCATTGGTTTCGCGACCGCGGATCGCATCGCCCAGGCGCTTTCCGTCGGACGCGACGCGCCCGAACGCCTGGCCGCGGGCGTCGTGCACACGCTGCGCGAAACGATCGACGAGGGCCACGCGGGATACCCCTGGCCGCGCCTGCTCGAACGGGCCGCGCGCCTTCTCGAAACGCCGCCCGATCGCGTCGAATCCGTGCGCGAGATGCTCGTCGAGCGCGGTCTTGTCGTCATCGAGCCGGCGACGGGCGAGCGCCCCGCGTTCGCGTTCGCGCCGTCCTTGCGCGACGCGGAGGTCGACGCGGTGCGCGGCCTCTGCGCCCTCGAATCCGCTCCCTCGCGCCTTCGCGCCTTCGACCGGGATCGCGCGATCGCGTGGCTCGCGAAGCAGGGGTACGACCTCACGAAACGCCAGGCCGACGCGGTCGTCGCCGCGTGCACGCAAAAGGTTCTCGTCATCACCGGCGGGCCGGGCACCGGAAAGACGACCATCGTCCGCGCGATCCTCGACGTGCTCGATGTGCTCAAGGGCGAAGGCGTGCTCGCCGCGCCGACGGGCCGCGCCGCCAAGCGCCTTTCGGAGACCTCGGGCCGTCCCGCCGCGACGATCCATCGCCTCTTTCAGCTCCGCCCGGGCGCGCGCGTCAAGGCCGGCGCGCGGGTGGACGTTGACGTGCTTGTGATCGACGAGGTGAGCATGCTCGATCTGCCGATGCTCGCCACGATCACCGCGTCGATCGCGCCGCACACGCACCTCGTTCTCGTGGGCGACGCGGATCAGCTCGCCTCCGTCGGCCCCGGCAATGTTCTGGCGGACCTGGTGCGCTGCGAACGGTTTCCGGTCGTGCGTTTGACGGAGGTGTTCCGGCAAAAGGAACAGAGCCTCATCATCGAGAACGCGCTCGGCATTCTCGAAGGACGTATGCCGCGCCTTGTCGATGATCCGAACGCGGACTTTCATTTTCTCGAACGCGGCTCGCCCGAGAGCGCGCTCGCCACGATCGTCAAGGTCGTCGCCGAGCGGCTGCCCAAATCGTTCGGACTCGATCCGTTCCGCGATATCCTCGTCCTGGCGCCGATGCATCGCGGCGCGGCCGGCGTTTCGCGCCTGAACGAGGAGCTTCAACGCGCGTTGAACCCCGTCGGCCCGTCGATCGAACGCGGCCCCTACACGTTCCGGGTGCGCGACCGCGTGATGCAGACCGCCAACGATTACGACCGCGAAATCTTCAACGGCGATATCGGTCAAATCGCCTCGGTCGATCCGCAAGGCGAAAGCGTGAAGGTCGATTTCGACGGACGCATCGTTCCCGTGTCGCGCGCGCAGCTTGGCGACCTGGTGCTGGCATACGCGGTCAGCGTTCACAAGTCGCAGGGCTCGGAGTACCCGGCCGTCGTCATCTCGCTGTCGATGCAGCACGTCATCATGCTGAACCGGCAAATCGTCTACACCGCCGTGACGCGAGCGCGCGACCGCGTCGTCGTCGTCGGCAGCAGCCGCGCCATCGAAACGGCGCTTCGCGGCCGGCGCGGCGGCGACCGCTTCGGTCTGTTCGCGGGGCGCATGCGCGCGGCCGGCGTTGTGCCGCTCGCGCCCTCGCCTTAA
- a CDS encoding enoyl-CoA hydratase/isomerase family protein: protein MSEAVTRTIEGPVGRITLNRPDKRNAINAEVIAGVASAVDAWALDPDVRVIVIDGAGAGFSAGIDAAWLAGLGASDEAMRGPALREMARTIQATMNRIETVEKPVIAALHRYAIGLGLELALACDFRIVEAGTRMSLPEIYLGLVPDCGGTTRLTRLVGAARAKEAVMLGDAIDPDTALAWGMVTAVAPEGGLADAVSTFAARLVERPAHALGLAKRLVDLSSSMDRMSSFDVEVLVQSNNIGLPNFPEILAGGFQRLIRKD, encoded by the coding sequence ATGAGCGAAGCCGTCACGCGAACGATCGAGGGACCGGTCGGGCGCATCACGCTGAACCGCCCCGACAAGCGCAACGCGATCAACGCCGAGGTGATCGCGGGCGTCGCGAGCGCCGTGGACGCCTGGGCGCTCGATCCGGACGTGCGCGTCATCGTCATCGACGGCGCGGGCGCCGGTTTTTCCGCGGGCATCGACGCGGCGTGGCTCGCGGGCCTTGGCGCCTCCGACGAGGCCATGCGCGGACCCGCCCTGCGCGAGATGGCGAGGACGATTCAGGCGACGATGAACCGCATCGAAACGGTCGAAAAACCCGTCATCGCCGCACTGCACCGATACGCGATCGGCCTTGGCCTCGAACTCGCGCTGGCGTGCGATTTCCGAATCGTCGAGGCCGGCACGCGGATGTCTCTGCCGGAAATCTACCTGGGTCTCGTGCCCGACTGCGGCGGCACGACGCGCCTGACGCGCCTGGTCGGCGCCGCGCGCGCGAAAGAGGCGGTCATGCTTGGCGACGCAATCGACCCCGACACCGCGCTTGCCTGGGGGATGGTCACCGCCGTCGCGCCCGAGGGCGGTCTGGCCGACGCCGTATCGACTTTCGCCGCGCGGCTTGTCGAACGTCCCGCGCACGCGCTGGGGCTCGCCAAACGCCTTGTCGATTTGTCCTCCTCGATGGACCGCATGTCGAGCTTCGACGTCGAGGTTCTTGTGCAATCGAACAACATCGGCCTGCCGAACTTCCCCGAGATCCTCGCGGGCGGGTTCCAGCGGCTCATCCGAAAGGACTGA
- a CDS encoding glycosyltransferase family 4 protein, which yields MRVIQLAEGAIFAGIEAHILALAPALRDRGVDVRVVTFADGELSARLEALGIPHESVRRRHKFDRRPIREIAELALATGAILHTHGYLADIYAWRAAERARFARVATVHGHREPYPGWKGMRMRAYLAADLSALRSADRVIAVSEPLRAQLAMAGVDARLRVVPNGLSPGVASAADIETIRAQLTAPGVTNVIGYVGRFDPVKAPMRFLEIAANILAERGDVRFAMAGEGPLLAACRERAREMNIDRAVTFLGFRKDIDAVLGAFDILLMPSDSEGVPQALLAAMRDRVAPVCSRVGGIPAILDGAESCLAAPETAALTERVFAMLDAARREPVVSALKTRFEEHYTAAAMARAVHDVYIEASG from the coding sequence ATGCGCGTCATCCAGCTCGCCGAAGGCGCGATCTTTGCCGGGATCGAGGCGCATATCCTCGCGCTCGCGCCCGCCCTCCGTGACCGCGGCGTCGATGTGCGCGTCGTCACGTTCGCCGACGGCGAGCTTTCCGCGCGCCTGGAAGCGCTCGGCATCCCGCACGAATCGGTTCGCCGCCGTCACAAGTTCGACCGCCGGCCGATTCGCGAAATCGCCGAGTTGGCGCTTGCCACGGGCGCCATCCTTCACACGCACGGCTACCTCGCCGACATCTACGCCTGGCGCGCCGCCGAACGCGCGCGTTTTGCGCGCGTCGCCACGGTGCACGGCCACCGCGAACCGTATCCCGGCTGGAAGGGCATGCGCATGCGCGCCTATCTCGCAGCGGACCTTTCCGCGCTCAGGAGCGCCGACCGCGTCATCGCCGTATCCGAACCGCTGCGTGCGCAACTGGCGATGGCCGGCGTCGACGCGCGCCTTCGCGTCGTCCCCAACGGTCTATCGCCAGGCGTCGCGTCCGCCGCCGATATCGAGACCATTCGCGCGCAGTTGACCGCGCCGGGGGTGACGAACGTGATCGGATACGTCGGCCGTTTCGATCCCGTGAAGGCGCCGATGCGTTTTCTCGAGATCGCCGCGAACATCCTCGCCGAGCGCGGCGACGTGCGTTTCGCGATGGCCGGCGAAGGCCCGCTGCTCGCCGCATGCCGCGAGCGCGCGCGGGAGATGAACATCGACCGCGCGGTTACGTTCCTCGGATTTCGCAAGGACATCGACGCGGTGCTCGGCGCCTTCGACATCCTGCTCATGCCGTCGGATTCCGAAGGCGTGCCGCAAGCGCTGCTCGCGGCGATGCGCGATCGCGTCGCGCCGGTGTGCTCGCGCGTGGGAGGAATCCCCGCGATCCTTGACGGCGCGGAGTCGTGCCTGGCCGCGCCGGAAACAGCCGCGCTCACCGAACGCGTTTTCGCGATGCTCGACGCGGCGCGGCGCGAGCCCGTCGTCAGCGCGCTCAAGACGAGGTTCGAGGAGCACTACACCGCCGCCGCGATGGCGCGCGCGGTGCACGACGTGTACATCGAGGCGTCCGGATGA